One window from the genome of Echinicola vietnamensis DSM 17526 encodes:
- a CDS encoding subclass B1 metallo-beta-lactamase ECV-1: MYYSLLISAFLLSISACGGKSEKLQEHLVAEQTSTFTEKEVYSSDKLIIKQVSPHTYVHVSFLDTDTFGKVACNGMIVISDGEAVVFDTPSTSNETSELLSFLEEEKLQVNAVVATHFHLDCLGGLEAFHARNIPSYAFKNTLSLASQHDFPQPQKGFSDELTLKVGTKAVFVHYFGEGHTQDNVIGYFPDDQVLFGGCLIKANGAGKGNLEDANVEAWPVTVNKISTAYPNLRLVIPGHGNWGDKTLLHYTETLFK; this comes from the coding sequence ATGTATTACAGCCTCCTTATTTCAGCATTTCTCTTATCCATATCCGCTTGCGGAGGAAAAAGTGAAAAATTACAGGAACATCTTGTTGCTGAGCAAACCTCCACTTTTACTGAAAAAGAGGTCTATTCATCGGATAAACTCATTATCAAACAAGTCAGTCCCCATACTTATGTTCACGTTTCCTTTCTGGACACCGACACCTTCGGAAAAGTAGCCTGCAACGGGATGATCGTCATCAGTGATGGAGAAGCTGTCGTATTCGACACCCCAAGTACCTCAAATGAGACCAGTGAACTTCTTTCATTTTTGGAAGAGGAGAAGCTACAGGTCAACGCTGTAGTAGCGACACATTTTCACTTGGATTGCCTGGGTGGACTTGAAGCATTTCACGCCAGGAACATTCCGTCATATGCCTTTAAAAACACCCTATCTTTAGCATCTCAGCATGACTTCCCACAACCCCAAAAGGGCTTTTCTGACGAGCTGACCTTAAAAGTAGGCACTAAAGCAGTCTTTGTTCACTATTTTGGGGAAGGACATACCCAAGACAATGTAATTGGATACTTCCCTGATGACCAAGTGCTGTTTGGCGGGTGTCTCATCAAAGCTAATGGTGCTGGAAAAGGTAACCTCGAAGATGCCAATGTCGAGGCTTGGCCGGTCACCGTGAACAAAATCAGTACCGCTTATCCAAACCTTCGGCTAGTCATTCCAGGACATGGCAATTGGGGCGACAAAACCTTACTGCATTACACCGAAACCCTCTTCAAATGA